One segment of Castanea sativa cultivar Marrone di Chiusa Pesio chromosome 3, ASM4071231v1 DNA contains the following:
- the LOC142629141 gene encoding uncharacterized protein LOC142629141 gives MALLESIINRDYNLEEETNRTLVENLHNQIIFGEWEIVVESYRNNYNLFRNEKLKKLGETALHLAVSHGPENIVEDLVQIISQQASIQVKEVLRISNNQGNNPLHLAAATGSLRKCICIAEAHRSLGNERNQMGESPLFLAALHGKTDIFLCLYHICSEHLDDSYYRRNGGETILHCAIKRKCWGKHFCRKFSLHHPIILLMN, from the coding sequence ATGGCGCTATTGGAGAGTATTATAAATCGTGACTATAATTTGGAGGAAGAAACAAATCGCACGTTGGTGGAAAATTTACACAATCAAATCATATTTGGTGAGTGGGAAATAGTTGTTGAGAGCTACAGAAATAATTACAACTTGTTTCGCAATGAGAAGCTCAAGAAGTTAGGTGAAACGGCATTGCACTTAGCTGTCTCCCATGGCCCAGAAAATATTGTTGAAGACCTTGTACAAATAATTTCTCAACAAGCCTCAATCCAAGTCAAAGAGGTTCTAAGAATATCAAATAATCAAGGGAATAACCCTTTGCATCTGGCAGCAGCAACGGGGAGTCTGAGAAAGTGTATCTGCATTGCTGAAGCACATCGATCATTGGGGAATGAACGTAACCAGATGGGTGAGAGCCCTTTATTCTTGGCCGCTCTTCATGGTAAAACAGACATATTCCTTTGTCTCTATCACATCTGTAGTGAACACCTAGATGATTCCTACTATAGGAGAAATGGTGGAGAGACTATTCTACACTGTGCCATCAAGAGGAAGTGTTGGGGTAAGCATTTTTGCCGAAAGTTTTCACTTCATCACCCTATTATCTTACTTATGAactaa